From the Rhodoferax sp. WC2427 genome, one window contains:
- the gmhB gene encoding D-glycero-beta-D-manno-heptose 1,7-bisphosphate 7-phosphatase, with protein sequence MKLAILDRDGTINVDSDEFVKSPEEWLPLPGALEAIAKLNHAGWHVVVATNQSGLGRGLFDMAALNAMHAKMFKLLAAAGGKIDAVFFCPHAPDDGCHCRKPAPGLFEQIGERFGIDLHGVPTVGDSLRDLQAGVAVGCEPHVVLTGKAARFRGPGVLPPEFPVGTWIHQDLLAFATFLIHRELAAKTPAV encoded by the coding sequence ATGAAACTCGCCATCCTCGACCGCGACGGCACCATCAATGTGGATAGCGACGAGTTCGTCAAGTCGCCCGAAGAATGGCTGCCGCTGCCCGGCGCGCTGGAGGCGATTGCCAAGCTCAACCATGCGGGCTGGCATGTGGTGGTGGCGACTAACCAGTCAGGCTTGGGGCGGGGCCTGTTTGACATGGCGGCGCTCAATGCCATGCATGCCAAGATGTTCAAACTGTTGGCGGCGGCGGGCGGCAAGATCGACGCGGTGTTCTTTTGCCCGCACGCACCCGACGACGGTTGCCACTGCCGCAAACCCGCGCCAGGGCTGTTCGAGCAGATCGGCGAGCGCTTTGGCATCGACCTGCACGGCGTGCCCACGGTGGGCGACAGCCTGCGCGACCTGCAGGCCGGGGTGGCGGTGGGCTGCGAACCGCACGTGGTGCTGACCGGCAAGGCCGCACGGTTTCGCGGACCGGGTGTGTTGCCGCCGGAGTTTCCGGTGGGCACCTGGATCCACCAGGACCTGCTGGCGTTTGCCACCTTTCTGATCCACCGCGAGCTGGCGGCCAAAACGCCGGCGGTCTGA
- a CDS encoding lysophospholipid acyltransferase family protein yields the protein MPFIRSVLHMLFLAVTVIPWASAVFVIRLFAGPTAVYWACARWLKLAVDSGTVILGIQNRITGMENLPTGALDSAVLLVKHQSTWEALLMPAIMPRPLAYVFKKELLYVPFFGWAMACMDMIHIDRSQGTQAFKKLVASGKRLVGQGTWIIMFPEGTRIDRGQVGEYKTGGTRLAIQCGVPVIPIAVTSAKCWPRKAFIKTPGIVDISIGKPIPSVGRRPDELMAEVQAWIEAEMRRLDPEAYR from the coding sequence ATGCCTTTCATCCGCTCTGTTTTGCACATGCTGTTTTTGGCGGTCACCGTCATCCCCTGGGCCTCGGCCGTGTTTGTGATCCGGCTGTTTGCCGGACCCACGGCGGTGTACTGGGCGTGTGCGCGCTGGCTGAAGCTGGCGGTAGACAGCGGCACTGTGATACTGGGCATCCAGAACCGCATCACCGGCATGGAAAACCTGCCCACCGGCGCGCTGGATTCGGCCGTGCTGCTGGTCAAGCACCAGTCCACCTGGGAGGCGCTGCTGATGCCCGCCATCATGCCGCGCCCGCTGGCCTACGTGTTCAAGAAAGAGCTGCTGTACGTGCCGTTTTTCGGCTGGGCCATGGCCTGCATGGACATGATCCACATCGACCGCAGCCAGGGCACGCAGGCGTTCAAGAAGTTGGTGGCTTCGGGCAAGCGGCTGGTGGGGCAGGGCACCTGGATCATCATGTTCCCCGAGGGCACCCGCATCGACCGTGGCCAGGTCGGCGAATACAAGACCGGCGGGACCCGCCTGGCCATCCAGTGCGGCGTACCGGTGATCCCGATCGCCGTCACCTCGGCCAAATGCTGGCCGCGCAAGGCCTTCATCAAGACGCCGGGCATTGTGGACATCTCCATCGGCAAGCCCATCCCCAGCGTGGGCCGCCGCCCGGACGAGCTGATGGCCGAGGTGCAGGCCTGGATCGAAGCCGAAATGCGCCGCCTGGACCCCGAGGCGTACCGCTAA
- the glyQ gene encoding glycine--tRNA ligase subunit alpha gives MKTFQQIILTLQSYWADQGCALLQPYDMEVGAGTSHTATFLRAIGPEPWKAAYVQPSRRPKDGRYGENPNRLQHYYQYQVVLKPAPANILELYLGSLEALGFDLKKNDIRFVEDDWENPTLGAWGLGWEVWLNGMEVTQFTYFQQVGGIDCKPATGEITYGLERLAMYLQGVDNVYNLVWTDGLSYGDVYKQNEVEQSTYNFEHSDTDFLFTAFTAHEKQAKHLVTESLALPAYEQVLKAAHSFNLLDARGAISVTERAAYMGRIRNLARSVAQSYLDSRARLGFPMAPKDWAAEVLAQIEKKAA, from the coding sequence ATGAAGACATTCCAGCAAATTATTTTGACACTGCAGTCCTACTGGGCTGATCAAGGCTGCGCGCTGTTGCAGCCCTACGATATGGAAGTGGGCGCGGGTACGTCGCATACCGCTACATTTTTGCGAGCAATCGGCCCGGAGCCCTGGAAAGCCGCCTACGTGCAGCCCAGCCGCCGCCCCAAGGATGGCCGCTACGGCGAGAACCCCAACCGCCTGCAGCACTACTACCAGTACCAGGTGGTCTTGAAGCCCGCCCCGGCCAACATCCTGGAGCTGTACCTGGGCTCGCTCGAAGCGCTGGGCTTTGACCTCAAAAAGAACGACATCCGCTTCGTCGAAGACGACTGGGAAAACCCCACCCTGGGTGCCTGGGGCCTGGGCTGGGAAGTCTGGCTCAACGGCATGGAAGTCACGCAGTTCACCTACTTCCAGCAGGTCGGCGGCATCGACTGCAAGCCCGCCACCGGCGAAATCACCTACGGCCTGGAGCGCCTGGCCATGTACCTGCAGGGCGTGGACAACGTCTACAACCTGGTCTGGACCGACGGTTTGAGCTATGGCGACGTGTACAAGCAGAACGAGGTGGAGCAATCCACCTACAACTTCGAGCACAGCGACACCGACTTCCTGTTCACCGCCTTCACCGCCCACGAAAAGCAGGCCAAGCACCTGGTGACCGAGAGCCTGGCGCTGCCCGCCTACGAGCAGGTGCTCAAAGCCGCGCACAGCTTCAACCTGCTGGACGCCCGCGGTGCCATCAGCGTGACCGAGCGCGCCGCCTACATGGGCCGCATCCGCAACCTGGCCCGCAGCGTGGCGCAAAGCTACCTGGATAGCCGCGCCCGCCTGGGCTTTCCGATGGCCCCCAAAGACTGGGCCGCCGAAGTCCTGGCCCAGATTGAAAAGAAAGCCGCTTAA
- a CDS encoding M48 family metallopeptidase: MAPTDIALVAPEMDAHGPVLPAMVWGTVSEPTQFRHPAANREAQLPGALVAYAFKRSKRRSIGFVVGAQGLVVSAPKWVPLAEVDAAVRSKGGWIVQKLGQSQERQAQQQATRVAWQNGSAFPYLGQPLTLVLEPALHRAHKGALVIDNTLRLGLPLDAAPAQIRAAVHKWLLLQARALFVERLNHFAPLLGVQWKRLALSNATTRWGSASTLGSIRLNWRLLHHRMAVVDYVVVHELSHLRFMDHSAQFWATVASIVPGYAPLRAELRSVVVPRWDEL, translated from the coding sequence GTGGCGCCCACCGATATCGCGCTGGTCGCACCCGAAATGGATGCGCATGGGCCCGTGCTTCCTGCCATGGTGTGGGGCACGGTATCTGAACCAACCCAATTTCGGCATCCCGCCGCCAACCGCGAAGCCCAATTGCCGGGTGCCTTGGTGGCTTACGCGTTCAAACGCAGCAAGCGCCGCAGCATCGGCTTTGTGGTGGGTGCGCAAGGTCTGGTGGTCAGCGCCCCGAAATGGGTGCCGCTGGCGGAGGTGGACGCGGCGGTGCGCAGCAAGGGCGGCTGGATCGTGCAAAAGCTCGGCCAGTCGCAGGAGCGCCAAGCGCAGCAACAGGCCACGCGGGTGGCCTGGCAAAACGGCTCGGCGTTTCCCTACCTGGGCCAGCCGCTGACGCTGGTGCTGGAGCCCGCACTGCACCGCGCGCACAAGGGGGCGCTGGTGATCGACAACACATTGCGCCTGGGCTTGCCGCTGGATGCCGCGCCCGCGCAGATCCGCGCTGCCGTGCACAAGTGGCTGCTGCTGCAGGCGCGGGCCCTGTTCGTGGAGCGCCTGAACCACTTTGCGCCGCTACTGGGCGTGCAGTGGAAGCGCCTGGCCTTGTCCAACGCCACCACGCGCTGGGGCAGCGCCAGCACCCTCGGGTCGATCCGGCTGAATTGGCGGCTGCTGCACCACCGCATGGCCGTGGTGGACTACGTGGTGGTGCACGAGCTGAGCCATCTGCGCTTTATGGACCACAGCGCCCAGTTCTGGGCCACGGTGGCTTCTATCGTGCCCGGCTATGCGCCGCTGCGTGCCGAGTTGCGCAGCGTGGTGGTTCCCAGATGGGATGAGCTGTAA
- the glyS gene encoding glycine--tRNA ligase subunit beta, whose translation MSVQNLLVELFVEELPPKALKKLGDAFAAVLLEQLKAQGLASVESQLTAFASPRRLAAHITAVAPFAADKAVSAKLMPVAVGLSADGQPTPALLKKLQALGAGPEAVAGLKRALDGKAEALFFERTVAGARLQEGLQKALLEAIAKLPIPKVMTYQLASGCAQPGWTSVSFVRPAHGLVALHGSDIVPVEALGLQSGNTTHGHRFEASVDPVVLKDADSYAETLARDGAVIASFADRRADIVRQLNAAAALIGNGVRAIEDEALLDEVTALVERPNVLVCSFEEEFLGVPQECLILTMKANQKYFPLLDAAGKLTHQFLIVSNISPADPSQVIGGNERVVRPRLADAKFFFDQDRKKTLESRVAGLDKVVYHNQLGSQGERVVRVRAIAKAIALQLGGEALALQADQAALLAKTDLVTDMVGEFPELQGTMGRYYALNDGLGVDVADAIEDHYKPRFAGDTLPRNPVGTAVALADKLETLVGMFGIGNLPTGDKDPFALRRHALGVIRMLTEQNLPLDVTALVEAAFAVLGDKCTAPREASVQALLTFMFERLGGSLREEGYSPQEVDAVLALRPQRLADIPKRLAAVRAFAALPEAAALAAANKRIGNILKKADTVDPHVSTVLLQEPAEIALFAAMQQVTPAAQAQFEAGDYTASLQSLAALRAPVDAFFDGVMVNAEAIDVRLNRLGLLQSLHNAMNRVADLSKLAS comes from the coding sequence ATGAGCGTTCAAAATTTACTGGTGGAGCTGTTCGTTGAAGAGCTGCCACCCAAGGCCCTCAAGAAACTGGGCGACGCGTTTGCCGCCGTACTGCTGGAGCAACTCAAGGCCCAGGGCCTGGCCAGCGTCGAGTCGCAGCTCACCGCCTTCGCCTCGCCCCGCCGCCTGGCCGCGCACATCACTGCAGTGGCCCCCTTTGCCGCCGACAAGGCCGTGTCTGCCAAGCTGATGCCCGTGGCCGTGGGCCTGAGCGCCGATGGCCAGCCCACGCCCGCGCTGCTGAAAAAGCTGCAGGCCCTGGGTGCCGGGCCAGAAGCCGTTGCCGGTTTGAAGCGCGCCCTGGACGGCAAGGCCGAAGCCCTGTTTTTTGAGCGCACCGTGGCCGGTGCCCGCCTGCAGGAAGGCCTGCAGAAAGCCCTGCTGGAAGCCATCGCCAAGCTGCCCATCCCGAAAGTGATGACCTACCAGCTGGCCAGCGGCTGCGCCCAGCCCGGCTGGACCAGCGTCAGCTTTGTGCGCCCCGCGCATGGCCTGGTGGCGTTGCATGGCAGCGACATCGTGCCCGTGGAAGCCCTGGGCCTGCAGTCTGGCAACACCACCCACGGCCACCGCTTTGAAGCCAGTGTCGATCCTGTGGTGCTCAAAGATGCCGACAGCTACGCCGAAACCCTGGCCCGCGACGGCGCGGTGATTGCCAGCTTTGCCGACCGCCGGGCCGACATCGTGCGCCAGCTGAATGCGGCTGCTGCGCTGATTGGCAATGGCGTGCGTGCTATCGAAGATGAAGCGCTGCTGGACGAAGTGACCGCCCTGGTCGAGCGCCCCAATGTGCTGGTCTGCAGCTTCGAAGAAGAATTCCTCGGCGTGCCGCAGGAATGCCTGATCCTGACCATGAAGGCCAACCAGAAGTACTTCCCGCTGCTGGACGCGGCGGGCAAGCTGACCCACCAGTTCCTGATCGTCAGCAACATCAGCCCGGCCGATCCCAGCCAGGTCATCGGCGGCAACGAACGCGTGGTGCGCCCGCGCCTGGCCGATGCGAAGTTTTTCTTCGACCAGGACCGCAAGAAGACGCTGGAGTCCCGCGTGGCGGGGCTGGACAAGGTGGTCTACCACAACCAGCTGGGCTCGCAGGGCGAACGCGTGGTGCGCGTGCGTGCCATTGCCAAAGCCATCGCCCTGCAACTCGGCGGCGAGGCGCTGGCCCTGCAGGCCGACCAGGCCGCGCTGCTGGCCAAGACCGATCTGGTCACCGACATGGTGGGTGAATTCCCCGAGCTGCAAGGCACCATGGGCCGCTACTACGCGCTCAACGACGGCCTGGGCGTGGACGTGGCCGATGCCATCGAAGACCACTACAAACCCCGTTTCGCAGGCGACACGCTGCCGCGCAATCCCGTGGGCACCGCCGTGGCGCTGGCCGACAAGCTGGAAACCCTGGTCGGCATGTTCGGCATCGGCAACCTGCCCACCGGCGACAAGGACCCGTTTGCGCTGCGCCGCCACGCGCTGGGCGTCATCCGCATGCTGACCGAGCAAAACCTGCCGCTGGACGTGACCGCGCTGGTGGAAGCCGCGTTCGCCGTACTGGGCGACAAATGCACGGCGCCACGCGAAGCTTCGGTGCAGGCCTTGTTGACCTTCATGTTTGAGCGCCTGGGCGGCAGCCTGCGCGAAGAAGGCTACAGCCCCCAGGAAGTCGATGCCGTGCTGGCCCTGCGCCCGCAGCGTCTGGCCGACATCCCCAAACGCCTGGCCGCCGTGCGCGCCTTTGCCGCCCTGCCAGAAGCCGCCGCGCTGGCCGCCGCCAACAAACGCATCGGCAACATCCTGAAGAAGGCCGATACGGTGGACCCCCATGTCAGCACGGTGTTGCTGCAGGAGCCTGCCGAGATTGCCTTGTTCGCCGCCATGCAGCAGGTCACCCCTGCCGCCCAGGCCCAGTTCGAAGCGGGTGACTACACCGCCAGCCTGCAGTCGCTGGCCGCCCTGCGTGCGCCGGTGGATGCCTTCTTTGACGGCGTGATGGTCAACGCCGAGGCCATCGACGTGCGCCTGAACCGCCTGGGCCTGCTGCAAAGCCTGCACAACGCCATGAACCGCGTGGCGGACTTGTCCAAGTTAGCTTCCTAG
- a CDS encoding type II asparaginase, with product MRAHFKIEKFVAGAAIAALSALATLAHAQAAKPNVVILATGGTIAGAGASALNSATYAAAKVGVEKLIAGLPELANVANVRGEQVFQVASESLTNDNLLTLAKRVSALAKQADVDGIVITHGTDTVEETAYFLTLVEHTNKPIVMVASMRPGTALSADGALNLFDAVSVAGSKDAMGKGVLLTMNDTIDSGRDVSKNVNIKTNAFSSQWGPLGMIVEGKNYWFRAPVKRHTMNSEFDIDTITSLPNVEIAMGYEGVAPTAIEALGKSGIKALIHGGPGNGSVADRIVPYLQKVRADGAIVIRSARVPDGFVLRNAEQPDDKYDWVVAHDLRPQKARILAMVALTKTSDTKELQRIFWEY from the coding sequence ATGCGCGCCCATTTCAAGATCGAAAAATTCGTCGCCGGAGCTGCCATCGCGGCCCTGTCGGCTCTTGCCACCCTGGCCCATGCCCAGGCGGCCAAACCCAATGTGGTGATCCTGGCCACCGGCGGCACCATCGCCGGTGCCGGTGCGTCGGCCCTCAACAGCGCCACCTACGCCGCGGCCAAGGTGGGTGTGGAAAAGCTGATCGCCGGTTTGCCCGAGCTGGCCAATGTGGCCAATGTGCGCGGCGAGCAGGTGTTCCAGGTGGCCTCTGAAAGCCTGACCAACGACAACCTGCTGACCCTGGCCAAGCGCGTCTCGGCCCTGGCCAAGCAAGCCGACGTGGACGGCATCGTCATCACCCACGGCACCGACACCGTGGAAGAAACCGCCTACTTCCTGACCCTGGTGGAGCACACCAACAAGCCCATCGTGATGGTGGCGTCCATGCGTCCGGGGACGGCCTTGTCGGCCGACGGCGCGTTGAATCTGTTTGACGCCGTCAGCGTGGCGGGCAGCAAGGACGCCATGGGCAAGGGCGTGCTCCTGACCATGAACGACACCATCGACAGCGGCCGCGATGTCAGCAAGAACGTCAACATCAAGACCAATGCGTTCTCCAGCCAGTGGGGCCCCTTGGGCATGATCGTGGAAGGCAAGAACTACTGGTTCCGTGCCCCCGTCAAGCGCCACACCATGAACTCCGAGTTCGACATCGACACCATCACCAGCCTGCCCAACGTGGAAATCGCCATGGGCTACGAAGGCGTGGCACCTACCGCCATCGAAGCCCTGGGCAAGAGCGGCATCAAGGCGCTGATCCACGGCGGCCCCGGCAACGGCTCGGTGGCCGACCGCATCGTGCCCTACCTGCAAAAAGTACGTGCCGACGGCGCCATCGTGATCCGCAGCGCCCGCGTGCCCGACGGCTTTGTGCTGCGCAACGCCGAGCAGCCTGACGACAAGTACGACTGGGTCGTGGCCCACGACCTGCGCCCCCAGAAGGCCCGCATCCTGGCTATGGTGGCCTTGACCAAGACCAGCGACACCAAGGAACTGCAGCGCATTTTCTGGGAATATTGA